The Geothrix oryzae DNA window GAAATCTACATGAGCGGCACCGTGACGGACACCATCAGCTGGAATGTGATGTTCGATCCGAACAACAGCAACACCACCGCCGTGCCCAACGCCGTCCTCCAGGACTTCGTCATGACCTGGGCCCCCATCAAGGGCTTCGCCCTGAAGGCCGGCCAGTTCAAGATGCCGACCACCTATGAAGCCACCATGGTCGCCGCCCGGGAGATCCTCTTCTTCGAGCGCAACCAGATCAACCGCAAGTTCGGGGATGCCCGCGACCGCGGCATCTGGGCCAGCTACGCCTACGGTGATCCCAAGGGCTTCCAGGGCAAGCTGAATGTCGCCATCTCCAACGGCACCACCGATGACGGCAGCGGCGGCAAGAACAACGAGAACACGCTGGCCGGCTCCGGCAACGCCCAGAAGGACTACACCTTCCGCTTCGAGGGTGGCTACGGCGCCGCCCACAAGTTCGGCTTCTACTACCGCGAAGGCGTGACCGGCCTGAAGGATTCCACCCTGGTGACGGCCACGGTTCCCGCGACCTGGACCGTGGGCGCTCCCACCGCCGCCCAGATCAAGGACAACAAGGACAAGACCACCCTCCAGGGCATCTACTACGCCTTCAAGAACGACACCTGGCAGGCCAGCGCCGAGTACGCCACCGGCCTCCTGGGCCGCCGCTACCCGACCCTCTTCACCGCGGCTGCCGCTCCTCTCCGCGAGCACCTCGACCAGAAGTTCGCCGGCTATGTGGTGGACGGCGCCTACAAGATGGGCAACCACTGGATCACAGCCCGCTACGATGTGCTGAACTACAACTCCGGCGACGACTGGTACACGGCAACCAGCCCCTACAAGACGGCCACCGCCGATTACAGCCCGAAGTACACGGAAATCACCGTGGGCTACAACTATGTGTTCATCCCCACCAAGCAGGCCGCCGGCAAGCTGAAGCTGGACTTCGTCAAGCGCAGCGACAACTTCCTGACCCCGCGCGCGGGCCAGACCGGTGAGCAGGGCGGCAACAGCATCGTCGCCTCGATCATGCTGTCCTACTGAGCCAGCATTCGTAGCTGATCCTTCTCAGTACCAAGCCACGGAACTTTTGGGTGCCCCCCACGAGTTCCGTGGCTTTTTTTGGCCGGATGAGTGTAGTATTCCCATACATTCCACCAACATCTCTTTTGAACCGGAGCTGCCATGCGAAAGCACCTCTTGGCCCTGGGCGCGACTCTCGCCCTCTCTCCCTGTCTCCTGGCGCAGAAGATCGGCGTCATCAATTCCATGAGCGGCCCCGAGGCGCCCATCGGAGAGAACATCACCAACGGCATCAAGCTCGCCGAGGAGGACCTCAAGAAGAAGGGCATCAACCTCCAGCTGGTGTGGGAGGACGACACGGGCAAGCCTCAGATCTCCATGAGCGCCATGGAGAAGCTGGCCACCCGGGACAATGTGGTGGGCGTGGTGGGCCCCTACACCTCGGCCTGCTCCAACGCCGTCGCCAAGCTGGCGGAGAAGTACCGGGTGCCGCTGCTCATCCCCGCCGCGGCCAAGGAGGAGATCACCCGCCAGGGGCTGAAGCATGTCTTCCGCATGAACGCCCCCGCGGATCAGTACGCGTCCAGCCTCATCGATGCCGCCGTGAGCCTCGGCAAGCCGAAGACCATCGCCTTCGTCTACGAGAACACGGACTTCGGGACCTCCACCACCAAGACCGCCAAGGACTATGTGGCCAAGAAGGGCATCCAGGTGGTGGCCGATGAGCCCTATCCCAAGGGCGCCGCGGACTACCGCTCGACCCTCGCGAAGGTGAAATCCAAGAATCCCGACCTGGTGTTCATGGTGTCCTATGTCGCCGACGCCATCCTCCTCATGCGGCAGTCCAAGGAAGTGGGCCTTCAGCCCCAGGCCTTCCTGGGCGCCGGTGCCGGATTCACCACCGTGGAGTTCGCGAAGGAGCGCGCGATCTCCGAGAGCGTCATCTCCTGCACCCAGTGGACCAACGATGTGAACTGGCCGGGTGCGAAGGAATTCGGGGCCCGCTACAAGGCCAAGTTTGGCAAGGAACCCACCTATCACGCGGCCTGCGCCTACGCTTCGATGGTGATCATGGCCGAGACCGCCCGGAATGCCGGCGGTGATCGCGCGAAGACCCGCGAGGGGCTGAAGAACGGCAAGTGGAATGGCGTGATGGGCGAGGTCAAGTTCGCCGATTACGACGGCTTCACGAACCAGAACAATCACCAGATGCTCGTGCAGCAGATCCTCTCCGGGAGCTACGAGACGGTGCTGCCTTCCCAGTTCGCCACGAAGAAGGCGGTCTACCCCTTCCCCAAGTGGAAGTAAGTCCAACCTGAAATGGGGGGCGCCATCTGGCGCCCCCTTTTCCACCCCCCGGAGTACCACCCACCCATGGCCGTCTTTCTTCAATCCCTCATCAGCGGCATCCTGATCGGCGGGGTGTACGCGCTCATCGGCATCGGTCTCACGCTCATCTTCGGCGTGATGCGGGTCGTCAACTTCGCCCACGGCGACATCATGATGGTGGGGATGTACCTCACCTACCTGCTGTTCACGATCCTGGGCATCGATCCCTTCGTGTCCGTGCTCATCAGCTTCCCGCTGATGTTCCTCTTCGGGGGCTTCCTCCAGAAGACCTTCATCAACCGCGTGCTCAGCGCCGTCGCCCAGAACCAGATCCTCCTGACCATCGGTCTCGGGCTCGTCATGAGCAACACGGTGATGTTGATCTTCACCTCGGACTACAAGATCCTCACGACCTCCTATTCCTCCTCCACCATCCAGGTGGGCGGTGGGGTCTCGATCTCCACGCCGCTGCTGATCTCGTTCCTGATCACGGCTGCCATCACGGCGGCCCTGGGCTGGTTCCTGCTGAAGACGGACACGGGCCAGGCCATCCGGGCCACTTCCCAGGATCGGGATGCGGCGCAGCTGATGGGCATCAATGTGAAACGGATGTCCATCATCGCCTTCGGTCTCGGCTCCGCCCTGGCGGGCACGGCCGGCGCGCTCATCTCCCCGACCTATTACATCTTCCCCCAGGTGGGCGGGGTGTTCACGCTGAAGGCCTTCGTCATCACGGTGCTCGGTGGCATGGGCAGCGTGGTCGGAGCGACGCTGGGCGGCGTGCTGATCGGCATCACCGAATCCATGAGTGCGGTCTACATCTCCTCCGGCTGGAAGGATGTGGTGGTCTTCGTGCTCTTCCTGCTGGTGCTCCTCTTCAAGCCCTCGGGCCTGATGGGCAAGTCGCGGACCTGAGGGGGACGACCATGACCAAGACCATCCTCAAGTCCGCCGCCGGCCTGCTCGTGCTGGCCTCTCTGCTGGTCCTCCCCCGGTACATGCAGAGCCCCTACGCTCTGCACATGATGATCCTGCTCTTCCTGAGCGTGTCGCAGGGGCAGAGCTGGAACATCCTCGGCGGGTACGCCGGCCAGCATTCCGTGGGTCATGCCGCCTACTTCGGCGTGGGGGCCTACACCACCATGATGCTCATGCACACCTGGCAGATCGTGCCCTGGATCGGCGTCTGGGCCGGCGTGGGCCTGGTGGTCGTGGTGGCGCTGGCCATCGGCAGCATCTGCTTCCGCCTGCGCGGCCCCTACTTCGTGCTGGCCTCCATCGCGGTGGCGGAGATCCTCCGCCTGTCGGCCATCAACCTGACCACTCTCACCAATGGGGCCGAGGGCATCCTGGCCACCGAGATCCCCGCCTTCAAGATCGGCGAGCGGGTGGTGACGGACTTCCTCACCAAGGTGCCCTTCTACTACATCGGCCTGTTCCTGGTCCTGCTCACCATCGCCATCACCTGGCTGGTGCAGCACTCCAAGCTGGGCTACTACTTCCAGGCCATCCGGGAGGACCAGGACGCCGCCCATTCCCTGGGCATCCACATCGCCCTCTACAAGAACATCGGCCTGGTCATCTCGGCCATCCTGACCTCGCTGGCCGGAAGCTTCTACGGCATCTATGTCGGCTTCGTGGATCCCCCCACGGTGCTGGG harbors:
- a CDS encoding porin — its product is MKISRLAGVAALLAAGFAQAQTPTVKIDGLLMEFWATQMMDSNLRLNTTAAAGASKYYGLDSRFQENGFAVKRAEIYMSGTVTDTISWNVMFDPNNSNTTAVPNAVLQDFVMTWAPIKGFALKAGQFKMPTTYEATMVAAREILFFERNQINRKFGDARDRGIWASYAYGDPKGFQGKLNVAISNGTTDDGSGGKNNENTLAGSGNAQKDYTFRFEGGYGAAHKFGFYYREGVTGLKDSTLVTATVPATWTVGAPTAAQIKDNKDKTTLQGIYYAFKNDTWQASAEYATGLLGRRYPTLFTAAAAPLREHLDQKFAGYVVDGAYKMGNHWITARYDVLNYNSGDDWYTATSPYKTATADYSPKYTEITVGYNYVFIPTKQAAGKLKLDFVKRSDNFLTPRAGQTGEQGGNSIVASIMLSY
- a CDS encoding ABC transporter substrate-binding protein — its product is MRKHLLALGATLALSPCLLAQKIGVINSMSGPEAPIGENITNGIKLAEEDLKKKGINLQLVWEDDTGKPQISMSAMEKLATRDNVVGVVGPYTSACSNAVAKLAEKYRVPLLIPAAAKEEITRQGLKHVFRMNAPADQYASSLIDAAVSLGKPKTIAFVYENTDFGTSTTKTAKDYVAKKGIQVVADEPYPKGAADYRSTLAKVKSKNPDLVFMVSYVADAILLMRQSKEVGLQPQAFLGAGAGFTTVEFAKERAISESVISCTQWTNDVNWPGAKEFGARYKAKFGKEPTYHAACAYASMVIMAETARNAGGDRAKTREGLKNGKWNGVMGEVKFADYDGFTNQNNHQMLVQQILSGSYETVLPSQFATKKAVYPFPKWK
- a CDS encoding branched-chain amino acid ABC transporter permease is translated as MAVFLQSLISGILIGGVYALIGIGLTLIFGVMRVVNFAHGDIMMVGMYLTYLLFTILGIDPFVSVLISFPLMFLFGGFLQKTFINRVLSAVAQNQILLTIGLGLVMSNTVMLIFTSDYKILTTSYSSSTIQVGGGVSISTPLLISFLITAAITAALGWFLLKTDTGQAIRATSQDRDAAQLMGINVKRMSIIAFGLGSALAGTAGALISPTYYIFPQVGGVFTLKAFVITVLGGMGSVVGATLGGVLIGITESMSAVYISSGWKDVVVFVLFLLVLLFKPSGLMGKSRT
- a CDS encoding branched-chain amino acid ABC transporter permease, with amino-acid sequence MTKTILKSAAGLLVLASLLVLPRYMQSPYALHMMILLFLSVSQGQSWNILGGYAGQHSVGHAAYFGVGAYTTMMLMHTWQIVPWIGVWAGVGLVVVVALAIGSICFRLRGPYFVLASIAVAEILRLSAINLTTLTNGAEGILATEIPAFKIGERVVTDFLTKVPFYYIGLFLVLLTIAITWLVQHSKLGYYFQAIREDQDAAHSLGIHIALYKNIGLVISAILTSLAGSFYGIYVGFVDPPTVLGLDVSVQIMLICIIGGMGTLWGPVLGSLVLVPLSEALRSNLITEGLVKIGLVSADSRIGIFLKENLSHAHVLLYGILVVLVILFMPDGLMGFVKKLAMRRKREAV